A window of Fragaria vesca subsp. vesca linkage group LG7, FraVesHawaii_1.0, whole genome shotgun sequence contains these coding sequences:
- the LOC101295268 gene encoding zinc finger CCCH domain-containing protein 11-like yields the protein MKALLEEESEKIAIEDEIENQLFIADASLFVDDAEAHEKYHRQEEPEASAEKIEHEAATNASQT from the exons ATGAAGGCACTTCTTGAGGAAGAATCTGAAAAGATTGCCATTGAGGACGAGATTGAAAACCAG TTGTTTATTGCGGACGCAAGCTTGTTTGTGGATGATGCAGAAGCACATGAAAAATACCATAGACAAGAAGAACCTGAAGCTTCTGCAGAGAAG ATTGAACATGAGGCTGCAACCAACGCAAGTCAAACTTGA